CCAGCTACCTGCACTGTACCACAGATGGAATTTTATCTGCAGCTCTCCATCCGGGAGGATTTGAAGTCCGTCAAATGGCTCATCCATCGTAGGCGCATCGCAAATGATGATGAACTCATCGGATTGCAGCACCTTTTCCAAACTTTTATCTGCTTGACCAAAGTAGATGCCAAGCACTCTTGGATTTAGATCAAGGGTATCAATGCCTAATCCATCATTGTATTCAATGTGCTCTTTCAAAGTGTTTTGGAGGGCAAAAGCCAGGTCTGGATAACCATCCTGGTTCAGGTCTCCCGATGCCTGTGACAGGACGCGCCATCCGGCTGGAATTAGATCATTGAATTCCTTGCCATGGAATGGTAATTCCATCGAATCATTCTGTGCTTTGAGTCCCAGGACTGAAAAGATCAACAGGTAGAATACCATACACACTTTCATCCTCACAGTCCTATTGGTCATGCTCATACTTAATACCATTAAATTTCAGTACCTGCGTTTCGGTGCTTATCTGTTCTTCATAGTCGCAATCTCCCTGATCGTCCACGTAATTGGTCGTGGCGGTGATCTCGTTGTTGACCGTAAAGTCGAAAAGACCTTTGCTCTTTGTAGAATCCATACTTAGAGTCTTTTCTTCACGAACAAATTCACCTTCACAATCCGTATCCCATTCACCGTTGTACTGCATGACAGGATAGTTTTCCAATACTCGTCTTAGATCATCCTCAATTTTCGTAAAGAGCGAAAGTGTTTCATGTTCATAGGGATTGGCTCGGGACATCCCAACGAAAGAAACCCGTACACCGTAGGCTTCTTTCTCCTCAGAGACCTGATACAGCGCAGAGTCAATTCGTATTTCTTTTAGCTCAACGGCATCTGATACCCAAGAGCTATTCGCAGCACCTTCATAGAATTGGTGTGATATATTCCCTGATCTGGGATCCACGAGTACAATGTGGCTGTTGAGTTCAAAATATTGTTCAGCTTCATCCACTATACCTGGGATGACCAGAATGGCTTCATCGATTCTAAAAGGGTGTTCCTGAATTGCTATCAAATCCGTTTTGATTTGCACCCAATTCAATCGAAGGTCCGTCAAAACAGCGTCTATCAGTGTAAACTCCTCAATGGATTCATTCAAGATGCCAGCGCTTAATTTTTCAAATCTTCCATCTGTTCGTATTTGATATACCGTTTCTTCTACCTCTTTGGACACGTCCCAAAAGATCCGATGGACTGTTAGTCTGTTTGGAGAGATGCGAGAGACTATTCGAGACATGCCCTCAGCTATTTCATCATAAGCCACCACTCGATGTGCTATAATGGCACCTTCCTGATCATAGTTGATCAGCACCGTTTCCATTTCATTGTCTCCCTTTTTTATGGTGACCACAACTGTATGAAAGTCTGTGGATAAGGGAATTTTGTAGTTGGAAATAGCCTTGTAGTTGTGGCTTTTTGTATGGAAATCAGGATAAATTTCCTCCAACTTCAAGGTTTTGACATCTACCTCAGTATAATCTCCTTCCTCGATGAAACTATCAAAATTGGTAACCTCTATTTGAGGCAAACTTTTGACTTTGGATTGGGCAATGACCTCATCAAATGTTTGCGAAACGGCTTTTTCGATCACCGTATCGCTCACTTGCTGGACCGTGCTGTCTGGCTCAGTGATTTGTATTTCTGTAGTAGCTGTTTGCTTTTCTTTGCCTTGCTGACCACATGAAAAGAAAACCAACAGGATGATTAAATGTGCGTATTTCATTTTATCTCTTTTTCGATTAGATAACATCAATGACCTTTTCCAATAGATAGTGTACGATGACCACAAACGCGGTAATAGCCATGAGCACTACCAAACGGGTGGCCGTCTTTTTCGAACTGTTGTTCATTTTTTTTCTGAGGTAGAATATATCCGTCAGGACAAAACACAGGGCTATTACGCTACCTACGATGCTTCCTACATACATCAGTCCGAAATCATAAAACACATGGAGCAGAAACCCAAGTCCTTCTTCGGAGGAGTCATTGGATCCTAAAACAAGTCGCATATAACCAATGCCCAGAAGCAATGATAAAAGCGTCCAAAGTGTGTAGGTCCATATATTTTTAAAACTGCGCATCTCTTCAGAAGTTCTTTTGTGTTTTGTGATTCACCGAAACTAAACGGCTCAGACGATCCTCTTTCACAAATTCACCTTGATCAAAATAGCTTACATCTCCGCAGTAATAAGTGGAGTCTGTTTCGCAGGTATCAAAATAAAACTCCGCCAACCGATACTGGGTGTACATGCCCAGTTCTTCTGAAACAAAACCTCCCAGATCCTCCTCATTTTCTAAAAAATAAGCAGTGCCTGCATCTTGAAAAATATTGAATTGAAAGCCTTTGCTGTACTCATAAAATAAGACAGATTGTTCAGAGATGTAGACAGGTTTATTACTTCCAATAATTTCACTTTTTAGGTATTCGATGGCTTTTTCACGGATAGACTGGTTACGCACCATCGGGTCTTTGACAGGATTTTTTACCAGGTACAGATTCAGATAGACCTGAGACTGTACGAACTCCATCTTCTTAAAAAAGACCTGGTTGATCACCTCCCCAAGTGTAACCGCTACAATTAAAGCCAGAAAAATGACAAGTCTCTTTTTCACCGCAAAGATCCATTGGCCCAATCTAAAAGCTAAAAACCCCAAAAAAAGGAGCAAAAAAACCAAAATAAAGAGGATGACTACTTCCATGCTTTGTCTATACTACCAGCTGAACTCCATATCATTTTATCAGCATAAAGATGCACTAAGCGAGTTTACTATGAAATAGCTAATGTCGATGTGCCAAGTTCTAACCCATATGCGATCAACCTTAATCAATAAGCGTCATGAAGGGCGACCTAACCAGAGCTTTATACTAGATGGCTAGTGGCTGTTGTACTCCAGAAATGTGGCCAGGAATGCTTCTTTTTTTCGGGAAGAGACGGGAATCCTTTGACCATTTATTAAATGGATAATGCCCGTCTTGTCATATTTATCGATGAATTTGAGATTAACCATAAAAGACTGGTGGGGCCGGGTAAAATTCACCTTTTCAAGTCTTGTTTCATATTCTTTTAAAGGTTTGGAGGCTATGTACTTTTTAGCATTGGTTAAATAGAAGGTGGTATAACCTTTGTCTGATTCGCAGTATAATAATTCATCTAGGTTGATCACTTGAAAACTATCGCTCAAGGATAGCACTAGTGTAGCGTCATTCTGGTACCAGACTTTTTTGGCTGTGGTTATTTGCTCTTTTTGTTGGGTTATGGGAGTGGCCTTTACTTTTTTCAGCGCCAACTGCAGCTCGTCGATATCCACAGGTTTCAATAGATAGTCCACTGCCCCTTTTTTCAAGGCTTTGAGTGCATACTCCTCATAAGCTGTGATAAATATGGTTTTGAAATCAAGATGCTCGGTCTGATCCAAAAAATCAAAACCTGTCCCATCTGTCAGGTTAATATCCAAAAACACAAGTTCGGGCTTGCAGGCATTGGCAACTACCACGGCATCTTTTACCGAAGCGCATTCTCCTATGATCTCCATTTCGGCATCCACCGTTTTCAGAAGATTTAACAACCCTTTTCGGATGTATGCCTTGTCCTCAACGATTATTGCTTTCATTGATGCTCAACTAGTTTATATGGAATAATCAAAGAGACCTGGGTTCCCTGCGCTTGATACTTTTTTCTGTCCTCTATGGATATGGTTCCAGGTAGGCGTAGTTCTTTGCCCAGAAGTTCCAACCTCTCACTAGTAATGATAGTGGCCAGGGAGTTCTTGCGGGTGCCGGATTTTTGCACAATCGTA
This is a stretch of genomic DNA from Reichenbachiella ulvae. It encodes these proteins:
- a CDS encoding FG-GAP repeat protein, producing the protein MSMTNRTVRMKVCMVFYLLIFSVLGLKAQNDSMELPFHGKEFNDLIPAGWRVLSQASGDLNQDGYPDLAFALQNTLKEHIEYNDGLGIDTLDLNPRVLGIYFGQADKSLEKVLQSDEFIIICDAPTMDEPFDGLQILPDGELQIKFHLWYSAGSWSSSFYQYSFRYQNQAFELIGFERSEHHRGTGDEIDHSIDFQNRTMKIISTTLNEDTEEQDSEVLNKAFELQQLKSIKTLGKPFEWKFQEISI
- a CDS encoding LytR/AlgR family response regulator transcription factor; amino-acid sequence: MKAIIVEDKAYIRKGLLNLLKTVDAEMEIIGECASVKDAVVVANACKPELVFLDINLTDGTGFDFLDQTEHLDFKTIFITAYEEYALKALKKGAVDYLLKPVDIDELQLALKKVKATPITQQKEQITTAKKVWYQNDATLVLSLSDSFQVINLDELLYCESDKGYTTFYLTNAKKYIASKPLKEYETRLEKVNFTRPHQSFMVNLKFIDKYDKTGIIHLINGQRIPVSSRKKEAFLATFLEYNSH